GTGTATCTCAAAACTATCGAGTTGCTTTGTGCGCTGCTTGTTCAAGTTATGATGAATTCCCTGACTTCCCGACGCACCTTTCGTTTCACTCTATTTATAATAGATTTGATGTGAGGGCCGAATATCCGTAGCTGCTTCCGGTTCAGGGGTAAGGCTTGCAATCGTGGGTGCATGAATTCTACATCAATCCAACCGAACCCGTGTTGCAATTATCTAGATCGATCCAGGCCACAGTCAAGGCTAAGATCATACAACATTCCTTTTAATGAGAAAGGACTATCCTCTTGCCATCAAAGTGTGTTTTGGTAATAAAATGGCGAATTAAACAATCATGAAATCTGAAATTCATCTTCAGGTAACGGGCTGTGACTTGAAAGCTGTCGGCAGTCATGCCGTGCGAACCCCCCCGTCCAGAACTACCCCAACTTTCGATTTTAGGTGTTCTCCAGCCTTGCTGTACAAGGAAAGTTGATTTTTTTCGGACACTACAAGTGAGGATTTTCCAGTACGAGGACGAGAAAATGAAGCCATAACCAGTGTCAACAGTCCTAACACATTTGTCAAATGGAACGATATTCCATGGAAACGGGTTTTGGTCACTACAATCGCAACATTTAACGGTCTAATGCGGGTTTATGAGTTCTTTTTTGTCAAAAATCTCCTATCATGTGGATAAAATGCAACTGGAAAATCGAAAGTCGGGCTACGGGCGCGAACCTACCGTGACGTAGGGCAGTGGCAACACCGCCTTATGATAGCTTACTAAACTATGTAGCCGAATCTGGGAAAGTGACCCGGGCCGGTTTTAAAAGGTGACGCGGCCCCAACTATGCCAGAGGCCGGATCATTATTGACAGCCGCAACGTAATTAAAATGATCCAGCTTCGGTGTAGTAACTACAATCTTATTTATGCCCGGTAGACCATAATCCGTTTACGTGCGTTACAAACACATCCGGAAGGATATAGCTGCTCTCGTATCCGGCGAAGGCTCCTAGCGTTGATGTGCATTCTCAGCGTTGTCCCTTCTTTGATGACACGAGTGTTACTAGCACCCATAGTAATTAAAAAGTCATGTACTTGTGGAACCATGGATCCAGAAATGGTCATTCGGACCAATTCATGACTCCTGGTAGATGAATACAAACGAATTGCCGAGTGCCCATCACAATAACCCCGAACAAAATCTACAGTTGGAATAAAGGGAGGCACCTCGAGGTTGTCCCAAGCTTCGTGGAATTTCGCTAGCGCATCCTTTCTCGTGATTTAACCGATTTGCTCGGTTTTTTGTTCCGGTTTTTTTGGACACGTGGCTTTTAAGGCCGTTTGCAACACGGGAATCTCGCGATAGCCGGGGATCCGCGTCAACGTGTCTGCCCCGAAAATCACCGATCGCCCACGCGACATGACCACTTACACCCCCCAAGAATACACAAAAGGTAACTGGTTAGGTACCTTCCTCCGGCACCGGTAAGAAAAATTTTGAAATTATATTAGTAGTACGGGCTGGACGTGGGCCGGCCCACCTGATAGAGTAGGGACATCAAGGTGGGTGAGGTGATCTTCCATGTCATCAAGATCGGAATCGGATGCAGGCGCGGGCTTTCAGGCCTCGCTGATCGAGGGAATGGATCGCGAGCGCTTTGAGGCGTACTCCCAACAAGCCGGGCTGGACGGGCTCTTGGCCCTCTTTCAGGCCATGAGTCAGCAAATCGCGCAGTTGCAAGACCCCGTCAATCAACTGCGTCAACAGTTGGGACAAAATAGCCGCAATAGCTCGAAGCCCCCTCCAGCGACGGGTATCAGAAACCCGCCCCCAAAAGTCGGCGTCAACGAACGGGGAAGAAGCCCGGCCGCGAGCGGGGCCATCCGGGCACGACGCTCTTCCAACGCGAGGTGCCGGACGATGAGATTCGGTATCCTGTGGACCACTGTGACCCCTGCGGAGAGGACCTGACGGAGACTCCGCCGGTGGCGGTACAGCGGCGGCAAGTGTGGGACCTCCCGGAGCAGCCGATCGTGGTGACCGAACATCAAGCGGAAGTAAAAATCTGTCCCAGCTGTGGCACGCGGGCGCGGGCCACCTTTCCGCCCGAGGTTCAGGCGCCGGTCCAATATGGGCCCGGCATCCTCGCCCTAACGGCCTATCTCCATTATTATCAATTGGGGCCTCTCGCACGCCTGCGGGAACTCTTTCGAGACCTCTGGCAGTTGCCGTTGAGTACGGGCCCCGTGATGCGGAGCTGGCGCCGGGTGGCTGCCCGCCTGGAACCCGTGATGGAGACCGTGCGGGTGGCCCTACAAGACGCCCCCCGGGTGAATACCGACGAAACGGGCATGCGCGTGGAGAGCATCTTGCAGTGGTTCCACACCGTGTCCACGCCCGGGCTGACGTATTTATTTGCCCATGCCAAACGGGGCAAGGACGCCGTCGATGCGATGGATATTTTGCCGCATCGGATCGGGACGACCCAGCATGATGGATGGGCGACGTATCGCGCCTACCCCGGGCAACATGCGTTGTGTAATGCGCATCACGAGCGAGAGCTCATTGCAGCCCAGGAAGCGGTCCACCAAGACTGGGCGGGTGAGTTGCTGACACTCTTGGGTCAAATGAAGACGGCGACAGACGCGGCCCGGGCTGCTGGCCGGGCGGAGCTGAACTCAGGGCTCCGAGTTCAACTGTTGACCCGCTATGACGTACTCGTACGCGAAGGCCTGCGCCAAAATCCCGCCAATCATCCCGCTCCGGGGCGCCGGCGGCGCCCCAAACAAACGAAGACGCGCAATCTCCTGGAACGGCTCGATCAGCATCGGACGGAAGCCCTTCTCTTCGTCCATGACCTCTCGGTGCCCTTTGACAACAATTTAGCAGAACGCGATTTACGCATGGTCAAGGTGCGGCAAAAAGTGTCCGGGACGTTTCGCACGACGGACGGTGCCACCGCGTTTGCCACCGTTCGCGGCTACCTCAGCACGGCCAAGAAACAAGGACAACCCCTGTTAGCAGCACTACGCTCCGTCTTGGGCGGCATGCCTTGGATGCCCACAACCCGCTAAGCCCCGACGCGACCCACGTTGAACGTCTTCGGGGATGGCCTTGCCATCCTCTGGTTCACGCGGCTCCGCTCGCCCCTCTGGGCATCCCCTGATCTCTTAAATCGAACTGGGTACCTAACCAGTTACCTATTTCGAACGTAGGGCCGCTGTGTCCCACGGTGTCATCTCGCCACCTGCGCCATGAGAGATTCCGCATTGCGTCAGCCGCCGGCGGGAACGCTGGCGAAAATGCTGACGATGATGGGAACTCGAGAGACCTTTCTGTGTCGTCATTATGAAAAATCTGTGTCATACTGACTCCCTATCCTCGTCCAAAAGCCGATTTAAGGCATCCAGATTTATAGTCAGGCGGTTAACCCAACGAATGGTTTCGAGATCCTTCGACGTGATCTGGGCGGTATGGAATGCTGCTATAACGGCTGGGGTGCTCTCCGGCTCGGATATCGGATCGTCTTGGAGAAAATAGCTCAACTCAACCCCATAGAGGTCAGCCAAGCGTTGCAATGTGGGAATATCTATTGGCCGTTGTCCTGTCTCAATATAAGAGACTTGTTCGCGTTTGAGATCTCAATAGGCTGCCACGTGCTGTTGCGTAAGACCTGCATGATGACGGGTATGCGCCAATCGTTGTTCAATGATTACACGAGGTAACACCATAAAATAACGCCCCCTTTTTGGAGATCAACCAAAGTGACAGAAATATGGGTTGAGAACACGAGTAATGGGTTGTCGGGCCCAAGCAGGGTGCGGCAATGGGGATCGAATACGGATCAAAACGCTATAAGGGTCTGAGTGTGCGGTGAGGCGATAATCTGTTAAAGAATCGTGACACGATACCAGGCAATGGTCGCGTCGGCCGGCAACGTGGTGGCTCCTTCGGGCAGGCGGGGGCCGCGGTATTGGCCGATGATCGCGAGATCGCCGGATTGGAGCGTCACCGTGCGACGTTGGACAGGCACGGGAATTCCGAGCAGTTGGGAAAAGATCGCCGCGGTTTCGGCGTGCCCCACAGCGCTTTCGATAACCGGTCGGGTGAGCAGTTCGCGGGCCGTTTCCAGCGGTATGGCGTCGATATGCAGACTAACGGGAAAGTGAGCGAGCATGTTGAGGGAAAAGGCATTGAGGAGATAGGTCATGATGAAGACTCCTTTCAGGATAATGACGAATGAGAACAGAGGAGAGCCGGTCCGGAGAGGATCGGCAGGACTTAGGAACGGGAGGCGTGGGACACGGTGGCGACCCACGTATGGATGGCGTGGGTCGAGAGCGTCCATGTGTCGGCAAAATGGGCGACAAAGGCCCACTTAAAATCTTGATAGAGCTGATCGGCTGTTGCCGTATCAACGGCATCCGCTAAGAGCGCATACGCCAAATCGGCGGGACCGGATCCGCCGTAGCCCCATTCAAAGCCCGTGGGGCTATGCCGCACGAGATGAGGGAGATCGCCGAGAATGTGTCCGTCGACGACAATGTGGACGATAGGGCCCTGGGTTGTGCGAAATCCGTGGTAAGCTTTCACGCAAGCATCACTCCTGCTGCTGAGAGTAAATTGAGTCTGCCGTGTGATAAACACGGCCGCGAGGCCGGAGTAGAGCACACAGCGTGTTCTGGCAGAGGAACGAAATACCATGTGGTGGAGGGCCGTCGCAGACCGTCATACAGATCAATAGGGCTAGTGGTGGGACAGAAACAGGATGAAAAACCCGACGATAATCACCATTAAGGTGCTCCAATACCCGTATTGCAAGCTGGTGAGTTTTTGATTGAAATGCGAGGTGGCCGGAAACCGGATTAGGGAAAACGAAAGGGTGTCGGATCCTCTCTTCTGATAAAAGAACGAACACAAGATGGCCCGGGAACGACAGGGATCTCCGCCCCATCAACGCGACCGCGCGAGCACAGGGACGGATCCGTGCGGTGAATGAGGGGAGTGCCGCCACAATCGCCACCACTGAGCCCCATCGGTTGCACCGATCGGAAACGCGTTAAGGCCCCAATGGACGGGCAGAATCCACCGCCACCACACCGCTAAGGTGGGATGCCACCAGAGCATAAGACACATCCACACGCCTTCGGCAATCGGCGCGGCAATCAAGGTTTGCCGGATTTGCGAGGGCGTTAGTCCTGTAACATCTAACGCCACACCAATGCGTCCATGCCGGAGATCCCAAACAGCGTGCAAAATCCGACCGCCATAGGAACGGGCGACGAGACTATGCGCCAATTCGTGGACGACGAGAAGTCCCACAATACTGATGAGCAACATTAGGAGTAAATGCGAAGATTGAATCATCAGGTATCGACCTTTCTGAGATCAGTGGGATTAATGATAAAACAGATAGCCAAGCCAGCCGTAGCGCCATTGATCTTCTTGCGCAGATAAGGTCCGCAGCGACGGAAAAGCGGCGGGCGGTCCCTGCTGCACGGTATCCCAAGCCGCGCGCATTTGCTGCGCCGCACGATCCGCCGAAAGACGGCCAATCCCGGTGCCGAGACCGGGACAGGTGCATCGCGTCACCGAATCGGACGGGTGTTGGGCATTCCACTCGGCCAGGGCCAAGAGCAGGCCGCGAAAGGCCAGATAGGCGTGCAGCGTGCTCCGAACGGGCCGCGGCGTCCGCATGGTGGGCGCGATAATCAAATGGGTGTAGGGCGTGTGCGGTGTGGGAACGATCAGGGCTTGCCCGATGAGAAGCTCGCCATGCGCCTGATGCCGAATGGCGATATTAGGAATTCCATCGAACACCCGATGCCAGGCGCGGATAAGCGCGGGTTTGCGGTCAATGAGGATGAGAGAACACAAACGCAACATGATCACCTCTTGAGTCACGATGTGAGCGAGAAAGATGAATTCCGGGATTCAGCGGGAAAGCTTTGCAAAATGGTGACGAGATACGGGATGTCTGCGGCATGAAAGGCGATGTATAGTGGTCCCCAAAAACTAGACAATTTTGGAGGCCGTCAAGTGTTACACTGGACATATGATGGCGAAACAAAAACGGCATTCTGCCACCTTCAAAAGTCCAGTGGTGCTCGAAATGCTCAAGGAAGAAAAAACCGTCAGCCAGA
This genomic interval from Sulfobacillus thermosulfidooxidans DSM 9293 contains the following:
- a CDS encoding DUF6444 domain-containing protein, with the protein product MSSRSESDAGAGFQASLIEGMDRERFEAYSQQAGLDGLLALFQAMSQQIAQLQDPVNQLRQQLGQNSRNSSKPPPATGIRNPPPKVGVNERGRSPAASGAIRARRSSNARCRTMRFGILWTTVTPAERT
- the tnpC gene encoding IS66 family transposase; this translates as MPDDEIRYPVDHCDPCGEDLTETPPVAVQRRQVWDLPEQPIVVTEHQAEVKICPSCGTRARATFPPEVQAPVQYGPGILALTAYLHYYQLGPLARLRELFRDLWQLPLSTGPVMRSWRRVAARLEPVMETVRVALQDAPRVNTDETGMRVESILQWFHTVSTPGLTYLFAHAKRGKDAVDAMDILPHRIGTTQHDGWATYRAYPGQHALCNAHHERELIAAQEAVHQDWAGELLTLLGQMKTATDAARAAGRAELNSGLRVQLLTRYDVLVREGLRQNPANHPAPGRRRRPKQTKTRNLLERLDQHRTEALLFVHDLSVPFDNNLAERDLRMVKVRQKVSGTFRTTDGATAFATVRGYLSTAKKQGQPLLAALRSVLGGMPWMPTTR
- a CDS encoding STIV orfB116 family protein; this translates as MTYLLNAFSLNMLAHFPVSLHIDAIPLETARELLTRPVIESAVGHAETAAIFSQLLGIPVPVQRRTVTLQSGDLAIIGQYRGPRLPEGATTLPADATIAWYRVTIL
- a CDS encoding DUF6166 domain-containing protein codes for the protein MKAYHGFRTTQGPIVHIVVDGHILGDLPHLVRHSPTGFEWGYGGSGPADLAYALLADAVDTATADQLYQDFKWAFVAHFADTWTLSTHAIHTWVATVSHASRS
- a CDS encoding macro domain-containing protein; this encodes MLRLCSLILIDRKPALIRAWHRVFDGIPNIAIRHQAHGELLIGQALIVPTPHTPYTHLIIAPTMRTPRPVRSTLHAYLAFRGLLLALAEWNAQHPSDSVTRCTCPGLGTGIGRLSADRAAQQMRAAWDTVQQGPPAAFPSLRTLSAQEDQWRYGWLGYLFYH